The Mesorhizobium sp. CAU 1732 genome includes a region encoding these proteins:
- a CDS encoding FAD-linked oxidase C-terminal domain-containing protein produces MDTTTHQAKHQRDLGYADAIAELAASFGDRLSTAEAVRRQHSSQLTWMVSQLPDAVVFPDSTEEVAQIARICGAHRVPMIAFGAGSSFEGHVNAPEGGISIDLSRMNAIVEVNAEDMDCRVQPGVTRLTLNEHLRDTGLFFPIDPGADASLGGMAATRASGTNAVRYGTMRDNVVALTAVLPNGEIARTARRARKSSAGYDLTRLFVGSEGTLGIITELVLRLSPIPEAVVGGTCAFPTVRSACDAVIATIQSAIPVARIELLDELTVQAVNRYSGLGLAESPLLLVEFHGTPAGVAEQSERFGEIAEAFGGGPFAWSEKLEERTALWKARHDAYWACLGLRPGARPIPTDVCVPISRLADCVEETKREITELGLIAPIVGHVGDGNFHVQPLVDMSDAGEIETVKAFVGRMVERAIAMDGTCSGEHGIGQEKRKYLRREHGDETMELMRTIKRAIDPHDIMNPGKMLEAEA; encoded by the coding sequence ATGGACACGACGACACATCAGGCGAAGCATCAGCGCGACCTTGGTTACGCGGATGCGATAGCGGAACTCGCGGCTTCGTTCGGCGATCGGCTGTCGACGGCGGAGGCCGTCCGCCGGCAGCACTCCAGCCAGTTGACATGGATGGTAAGCCAGTTGCCCGACGCGGTGGTCTTTCCAGACTCGACCGAAGAGGTTGCGCAGATCGCGCGGATCTGCGGCGCCCATCGGGTGCCGATGATCGCCTTCGGCGCGGGCTCGTCCTTCGAGGGCCACGTCAATGCGCCGGAAGGCGGTATATCGATCGACCTCTCGCGCATGAATGCCATCGTGGAGGTCAACGCCGAGGACATGGACTGTCGCGTCCAGCCCGGCGTCACCCGCCTGACCCTGAACGAGCATCTGCGCGACACCGGCCTGTTCTTTCCAATCGATCCTGGCGCGGACGCATCCCTCGGCGGCATGGCCGCAACGCGCGCGTCGGGCACGAACGCCGTGCGCTACGGAACGATGCGCGACAATGTCGTCGCGCTGACGGCGGTGCTGCCGAATGGCGAGATCGCTCGGACCGCGCGGCGCGCCCGCAAATCCTCGGCGGGCTACGATCTGACACGGCTCTTCGTCGGCTCGGAAGGCACGCTCGGCATCATCACCGAGCTTGTCCTTCGCCTCTCTCCGATTCCCGAAGCCGTGGTGGGGGGAACCTGCGCTTTCCCGACGGTGCGCAGCGCATGCGACGCGGTCATCGCGACGATCCAGAGCGCGATCCCGGTCGCCCGCATCGAGTTGCTGGACGAGCTGACGGTGCAGGCCGTCAATCGTTATTCCGGGCTCGGCCTAGCGGAAAGCCCCCTGCTCCTGGTCGAGTTCCACGGCACGCCCGCCGGCGTCGCCGAACAGTCCGAACGCTTCGGCGAAATCGCCGAGGCGTTCGGCGGCGGGCCCTTCGCATGGTCCGAAAAACTGGAAGAGCGCACCGCTCTCTGGAAAGCGCGGCACGATGCGTACTGGGCATGCCTTGGGCTGCGGCCGGGAGCGAGGCCAATACCGACAGACGTTTGCGTGCCGATCTCGCGGCTTGCCGACTGCGTCGAGGAGACGAAGCGCGAAATCACCGAACTCGGGCTGATAGCCCCGATCGTCGGCCATGTCGGCGACGGGAATTTCCACGTCCAGCCCTTGGTGGACATGAGCGATGCGGGCGAGATCGAAACGGTGAAGGCCTTCGTCGGGCGCATGGTCGAACGCGCCATCGCAATGGACGGGACCTGTTCGGGCGAACACGGGATCGGCCAGGAAAAGCGCAAATATCTGCGCCGCGAACATGGCGACGAGACGATGGAGCTTATGCGCACCATCAAGCGCGCCATCGACCCGCATGACATCATGAACCCAGGAAAAATGCTCGAGGCCGAGGCATGA
- a CDS encoding MaoC/PaaZ C-terminal domain-containing protein, whose protein sequence is MQDADFHVAIGDTVSFSKTVSESDVYLFAGITGDLSDVHCNEEFMSKSAFGRRIAHGVLSMGLMSTASTLMFTPHVKKYVGYTPVSQGYDRVRFMGPVFFGDTVTITYTIAKLEGDRRRVLSEVTATNQRGETVAGATHIMRWVPVEAPAREAAQ, encoded by the coding sequence ATGCAGGACGCTGACTTTCACGTCGCCATTGGCGACACGGTGAGCTTTTCGAAGACCGTCAGCGAGAGCGACGTCTATCTGTTTGCGGGCATCACGGGAGACCTCTCGGATGTGCACTGTAATGAAGAGTTCATGAGCAAATCGGCCTTCGGCCGCCGCATCGCCCACGGCGTGCTGTCGATGGGGCTGATGTCCACGGCATCGACGCTGATGTTCACGCCGCACGTCAAAAAATATGTCGGCTACACGCCGGTGTCCCAAGGTTACGATCGCGTGCGCTTCATGGGGCCTGTGTTCTTCGGCGACACGGTCACGATCACCTACACGATCGCCAAGCTGGAGGGAGACCGCCGCCGTGTCCTGTCGGAGGTGACTGCCACCAACCAGCGCGGCGAGACGGTGGCCGGCGCGACGCACATCATGCGCTGGGTGCCGGTCGAAGCGCCCGCCAGGGAAGCCGCGCAATGA
- a CDS encoding 3-ketoacyl-ACP reductase gives MTGARRIALVTGGRRGIGRAIAYALADRGFDVVINDLERDASADETLAGIAERGGKGAFVTGSVSDIDDHERIVSEAWDALGPIACLVNNAGVQTAYRGDMLDVPVESFDRLISVNLRGSYFLTQRIAKRMIAQPVTEPTRPDRSVIFISSGNAVIATQAQADYCISKSGIAMMATLYALRLAEYGIAVHEVRPGIIKTDMTADVFEKYDNWARSGGFPLARWGEPEDVGNTVGVLAAGLLPYSTGHAFHVDGGIHIRRT, from the coding sequence ATGACGGGGGCGCGCAGGATAGCACTGGTCACCGGAGGCAGACGCGGCATCGGCCGAGCCATCGCCTATGCGCTGGCCGACCGAGGTTTCGATGTCGTCATCAACGATCTCGAACGCGATGCATCTGCGGACGAAACGCTGGCCGGCATCGCGGAGCGGGGCGGCAAGGGCGCCTTCGTCACCGGCAGCGTTTCCGATATCGATGATCATGAACGGATCGTCTCCGAAGCGTGGGACGCGTTGGGGCCGATCGCGTGCCTCGTCAACAATGCGGGCGTGCAGACCGCCTATCGCGGCGACATGCTGGACGTTCCCGTCGAGAGCTTCGACCGCCTGATATCGGTGAATTTGCGTGGTTCCTATTTTCTCACGCAGCGGATCGCCAAGCGGATGATCGCGCAGCCGGTTACTGAACCGACGCGGCCGGATCGATCCGTCATCTTCATCTCGTCGGGCAACGCCGTCATCGCGACACAGGCCCAGGCCGACTACTGCATCTCGAAGTCGGGGATCGCGATGATGGCAACGCTCTACGCGCTGCGTCTGGCGGAGTACGGCATCGCCGTTCACGAGGTGCGGCCCGGCATCATCAAGACGGACATGACGGCGGACGTCTTCGAGAAGTACGACAACTGGGCGCGGTCCGGCGGGTTTCCGCTGGCACGCTGGGGCGAGCCGGAGGACGTCGGCAATACAGTCGGCGTGTTGGCTGCGGGGCTTCTGCCGTACTCGACCGGACACGCCTTCCATGTGGATGGCGGCATTCATATCAGGCGCACATAG
- a CDS encoding SDR family NAD(P)-dependent oxidoreductase — protein MYGLEGRRAVVTGAAYGIGLAIASRLVKEGCAVALWDIDAASLEAARADLARQGALVTTHLVDVSDLGQTSRALDATISDWGAAPDIFVNNAGIGQVASILDATPEDFERTMQVNVRGTFNCCHLVAPLMCDRGNGNIVNVASWFGKSGRPMSLAYCASKFAIIGMTQSMGLDLAKTGVRVNAVCPGTIADTRMREQADEAALSKGLLPAADREHLIPLGRLGKPEDVARVVAFLVSEEAGYMTGQSINVTGGLWMN, from the coding sequence ATGTACGGACTTGAAGGCCGGCGCGCGGTCGTGACCGGCGCAGCATACGGGATCGGACTGGCCATTGCATCGCGATTGGTCAAGGAAGGGTGCGCTGTCGCCCTTTGGGATATCGACGCGGCGAGCCTCGAGGCGGCGAGGGCAGACCTCGCGCGACAGGGCGCGCTGGTGACGACGCATCTGGTCGACGTGTCGGATCTCGGGCAGACGTCCCGGGCGCTCGATGCCACGATATCAGACTGGGGAGCAGCCCCCGACATCTTCGTGAACAATGCCGGCATCGGGCAGGTCGCGTCGATCCTCGACGCAACGCCGGAGGATTTCGAGCGCACGATGCAGGTCAATGTGCGCGGCACCTTCAATTGCTGCCATCTCGTCGCCCCGTTAATGTGCGATCGCGGCAACGGCAACATTGTCAACGTGGCGTCGTGGTTCGGGAAGTCGGGACGGCCGATGTCGCTCGCCTATTGCGCATCGAAATTCGCGATCATTGGCATGACCCAGTCGATGGGGCTCGACCTCGCCAAGACCGGTGTGCGCGTTAATGCCGTTTGCCCGGGCACGATCGCCGACACCCGCATGCGCGAGCAGGCGGACGAGGCGGCGCTCTCGAAAGGCCTGCTGCCTGCCGCGGACCGCGAGCACCTGATACCGCTGGGGCGGCTCGGGAAACCCGAGGATGTCGCGCGCGTCGTCGCTTTTCTGGTTTCGGAGGAGGCCGGTTATATGACGGGTCAATCAATCAATGTTACCGGCGGGTTGTGGATGAACTAG
- a CDS encoding branched-chain amino acid ABC transporter permease translates to MFELTEYLIRGALLGVTYGLLAFPVSLLFSTTGSVDVALGAYAVLAAAVMFVVGGPTGVVLAIGAAVFASMIVGVISMRLNRPGAVEHVIAVLGTFGLATFIESFILTFFGTSPMIRQPFATFWDIGGIRISPQMGINLVVCLAILSILFVVLQKTPFGRSMRASAVNPIGAALNGIPVKQIWFSTYVLGGLLAGVAGVLILFTTGADYSTAFTLTIWGFGSAIIFGMRSPLRGFAGGLIIGIVQALSSGYLPGGLATGAPLVFIFIILSLGRMNQISATGGRV, encoded by the coding sequence GTGTTCGAACTGACGGAATACCTCATTCGAGGAGCGCTGCTTGGCGTCACCTACGGGCTTCTGGCCTTCCCGGTGAGCCTTCTTTTCTCGACGACCGGCTCGGTTGACGTCGCACTTGGCGCTTATGCCGTTTTGGCCGCCGCCGTCATGTTCGTGGTCGGCGGGCCAACGGGCGTCGTGCTGGCAATCGGCGCCGCGGTGTTCGCCTCGATGATCGTCGGCGTCATCTCCATGCGCCTGAACCGCCCCGGCGCGGTCGAGCATGTGATCGCGGTGCTCGGAACGTTCGGTCTCGCGACCTTCATCGAATCCTTCATCCTGACGTTCTTCGGCACGAGCCCGATGATCAGGCAGCCCTTCGCCACCTTCTGGGACATCGGCGGTATTCGCATCAGCCCGCAAATGGGCATCAACCTGGTCGTGTGTCTCGCCATCCTCTCGATCCTGTTCGTCGTCCTCCAGAAGACGCCGTTCGGCCGATCGATGCGGGCAAGCGCGGTCAACCCCATCGGGGCGGCGCTCAACGGCATTCCCGTGAAGCAGATCTGGTTCTCGACCTATGTGCTGGGCGGCCTGCTTGCTGGCGTTGCGGGCGTGCTCATCCTCTTCACGACCGGGGCCGACTACAGCACGGCCTTCACATTGACCATCTGGGGCTTCGGCTCGGCGATCATCTTCGGCATGCGCAGCCCGCTGCGCGGCTTTGCCGGTGGCCTGATCATCGGCATCGTCCAGGCGCTCAGCTCCGGCTACCTGCCCGGCGGCCTCGCCACCGGCGCGCCACTGGTCTTCATCTTCATCATTCTGTCGCTCGGCCGGATGAACCAGATTTCCGCAACGGGAGGGCGCGTCTGA
- a CDS encoding branched-chain amino acid ABC transporter permease yields MRKTLLSRMMPALVLLAIIVALTPIIGGSPFWLDNSVLVAIFALLALSVGMAYGQAGILSMAPAAFGAIGAFATSIITVRYGLSPLVGLVLALILPMLLAYPMARAITRLSPLPLSIATLLLSLVLELAIREGGDFTGGYIGISGIPTLWFAESLFSMHVLSWLLVIGVIVLYANLTDSAIGRAVKTAQHDPLRATADGVNVPALLAVYFALSASVAGLAGWLYAHHLTYMGPDSMTMHVSIRIVLMAVIGGASTFLGPVLGAAFLTLITLYLPAAETQGMIFGAVLIFVLLVAPNGVLGTNWKKLLTPAAKRTERPAEARGGVA; encoded by the coding sequence ATGCGCAAGACACTACTGTCCCGCATGATGCCGGCACTCGTGCTGCTTGCCATCATTGTCGCGCTGACGCCCATCATCGGCGGCAGCCCCTTCTGGCTTGACAACTCCGTCCTCGTGGCGATCTTCGCGCTGCTCGCGCTCTCGGTCGGTATGGCCTACGGGCAGGCCGGTATCCTGTCGATGGCACCGGCGGCGTTCGGGGCGATCGGCGCGTTCGCGACGTCGATCATCACGGTGCGCTACGGACTGTCGCCGCTGGTCGGGCTGGTGCTTGCGCTGATCCTGCCGATGCTGCTCGCTTATCCGATGGCCCGCGCGATCACGCGGCTTTCGCCGTTGCCGCTCTCCATCGCAACCCTGCTCCTGAGCCTCGTTCTGGAGCTTGCAATCCGCGAGGGCGGCGACTTCACCGGCGGCTATATCGGCATCTCGGGCATCCCGACGCTCTGGTTCGCGGAAAGCCTCTTTTCGATGCACGTCCTGAGCTGGTTGCTCGTGATCGGCGTCATCGTGCTCTACGCCAACCTGACGGATTCGGCGATCGGCCGCGCGGTCAAGACCGCCCAACACGACCCGCTCCGCGCCACGGCCGACGGTGTGAACGTTCCGGCACTGCTCGCCGTCTACTTCGCGCTCTCGGCGTCGGTCGCCGGCCTGGCAGGCTGGCTCTATGCGCATCATCTGACCTATATGGGGCCGGATTCCATGACCATGCACGTGTCCATCCGCATCGTGTTGATGGCGGTCATCGGCGGGGCGTCCACCTTCCTCGGGCCGGTGCTCGGCGCGGCATTCCTGACGCTCATCACGCTCTATCTGCCGGCTGCGGAAACGCAGGGCATGATCTTCGGCGCGGTCCTGATCTTCGTCCTGCTGGTCGCCCCGAACGGCGTTCTGGGCACCAACTGGAAGAAGCTCCTTACACCCGCAGCAAAGCGCACGGAGCGACCTGCCGAAGCGCGTGGAGGTGTCGCATGA
- a CDS encoding ABC transporter ATP-binding protein yields the protein MTIEVNDVTVRFGGVTALKDASLTLEKGRILSIVGPNGSGKSTMFNAITGMVKPTAGTVKVDGERIDGLPAYRRIALGLARTFQTPRFDPKVTVEEAIMCGFYPVHKASIFGSMLRSPYAAGEEERFRSRCDEILSDLRLSDYRSLQMSELPMGRVRLVEVARAVANEPKYILLDEPAAGLARDEQRMLAYEVRRLAERGVGVLLVEHNFNLIRELAEHVVVLKDGSVLLEGTPEEIAKDRAFVEVYLGSAGR from the coding sequence ATGACCATCGAAGTCAACGACGTCACGGTTCGCTTCGGCGGCGTCACGGCCCTCAAGGACGCGTCGCTGACGCTCGAAAAAGGGCGCATTCTGTCGATCGTCGGGCCGAACGGCTCCGGCAAGAGTACGATGTTCAACGCGATCACCGGGATGGTGAAGCCGACCGCCGGAACCGTGAAGGTGGACGGCGAGCGCATCGACGGGCTTCCCGCCTATCGCCGCATTGCGCTGGGTCTCGCGCGAACATTCCAGACGCCGCGCTTCGACCCGAAAGTGACCGTCGAGGAGGCCATCATGTGCGGCTTCTATCCGGTGCACAAAGCGAGCATCTTCGGGTCCATGCTGCGCAGTCCCTATGCTGCCGGCGAGGAAGAGCGCTTCCGCAGCCGGTGTGACGAGATCCTCTCCGATTTGCGCCTCTCGGACTATCGGTCGCTTCAGATGAGCGAGCTTCCGATGGGCCGTGTCCGTCTCGTGGAAGTGGCGCGCGCGGTCGCCAACGAGCCCAAATACATCCTGCTGGACGAGCCGGCGGCGGGTCTGGCGCGTGATGAGCAGCGGATGCTCGCCTACGAAGTCCGGCGGCTGGCAGAACGCGGCGTGGGCGTGCTTCTCGTCGAGCACAATTTCAATCTCATTCGGGAACTCGCCGAGCATGTCGTCGTCCTCAAGGACGGCAGTGTCCTGCTTGAGGGAACGCCCGAGGAGATCGCCAAGGACCGTGCCTTCGTTGAAGTCTATCTGGGGAGCGCCGGTCGATGA
- a CDS encoding ABC transporter ATP-binding protein has protein sequence MTAMSKVVDFETDTRPVVMSCKGISARYSRITVVSGVDLTLRAGEMLAVLGPNGAGKSSMLGSIAGIVNGGGDVIVRERSIGKMSAHAKAANGIAFVPEQRGNIFPTMSVRENIDVGLRLLPQQAREEQREFILSLFPILKQRDQAMAGVLSGGEQQMLAIGLALGRNPDVLILDEPSQGLAPAVFDILERAFDILKSRGLALLLAEQNVPFAGRVADRYVILSYGQIVRSGGKEELENPEELADAFMGTANG, from the coding sequence ATGACAGCCATGAGCAAGGTGGTGGATTTCGAGACGGATACGCGGCCGGTCGTCATGTCCTGCAAGGGCATATCGGCGCGCTACAGCCGCATCACGGTGGTGTCGGGTGTCGATCTGACGCTGCGGGCCGGCGAGATGCTGGCGGTGCTCGGTCCCAACGGAGCCGGGAAGAGCAGCATGCTCGGCTCGATCGCGGGCATCGTCAATGGTGGCGGCGACGTGATCGTCCGGGAGCGGAGCATCGGCAAGATGAGCGCGCATGCCAAGGCGGCCAACGGCATCGCCTTCGTGCCGGAGCAGCGTGGCAACATCTTCCCGACCATGTCCGTCCGCGAGAACATCGATGTCGGCCTACGGCTCCTGCCGCAGCAGGCGCGCGAGGAACAGCGCGAGTTCATTCTCAGCCTGTTCCCGATCCTGAAGCAGCGCGACCAGGCCATGGCCGGGGTGCTGTCGGGCGGCGAGCAGCAGATGCTGGCCATCGGGCTTGCGCTCGGCCGCAATCCCGATGTGCTCATCCTCGACGAACCGAGCCAGGGGCTGGCGCCGGCGGTGTTCGACATCCTCGAACGCGCCTTCGACATCCTGAAGTCGCGCGGCCTGGCATTGCTGCTGGCCGAGCAGAACGTTCCCTTCGCCGGCCGCGTCGCCGATCGCTACGTGATCCTGTCATACGGCCAGATCGTGCGCAGCGGCGGCAAGGAGGAACTTGAGAATCCGGAGGAGCTCGCGGACGCCTTCATGGGCACAGCGAACGGATAA
- a CDS encoding ABC transporter substrate-binding protein, translating into MKRILLSALAGTMSVAMLASGAFAQDVIKVGGIFSVTGPAAPFGVPERDIVEILADNLNEQGGVDGKKIEIIFCDDQTNPTESARCATKLIRQDGVVAIIGSTIGTGTLALMPVAQRSQVPVLAPVGTISVTDKSHAFWPWVFRIAPTDKVILSGIMERGVFGPGHKRFAVMYQEDAYGEAGMQYARQLSEEHDIEVVAAVAAPLNAIDLTAAATNIRNANPDVILLQTSAPALGAAFVRAAKQVGIEAPIVGSGSLNQKPFIDAAGDAGEGVQVVSMGNWNDPSDKQKQLGEVLAAAGKEPKGYGELLASTGFMALAEAVRRIDGDVTGAAIRDALETICDFDGTYIDGKLCYSDEQHEGISEDSLITVEIRDGAFVTVK; encoded by the coding sequence ATGAAGCGTATCCTACTCAGCGCATTGGCGGGCACCATGTCCGTCGCGATGCTGGCCTCCGGCGCGTTCGCGCAGGACGTTATCAAGGTCGGTGGTATCTTTTCGGTGACGGGTCCGGCCGCACCGTTCGGCGTGCCGGAGCGCGACATCGTCGAGATTCTGGCCGACAATCTCAACGAGCAGGGCGGTGTCGACGGCAAGAAGATCGAGATCATCTTCTGCGACGACCAGACCAACCCGACCGAATCCGCCCGCTGCGCGACGAAGCTGATCAGGCAGGATGGCGTCGTGGCCATCATCGGCTCGACGATCGGAACCGGCACGCTCGCGCTGATGCCCGTGGCGCAGCGCTCGCAGGTACCTGTGCTGGCGCCAGTCGGCACGATCAGCGTCACCGACAAGTCTCATGCCTTCTGGCCTTGGGTTTTCCGCATCGCACCGACCGACAAGGTCATCCTGTCCGGCATCATGGAGCGCGGCGTCTTCGGCCCCGGCCACAAGCGCTTCGCCGTGATGTACCAGGAAGACGCCTATGGCGAGGCCGGCATGCAGTATGCCCGCCAGCTCTCTGAGGAGCATGACATTGAAGTCGTCGCTGCCGTCGCGGCACCGCTCAACGCGATCGACCTGACGGCGGCCGCGACGAACATCCGCAACGCCAATCCGGATGTGATCCTGCTCCAGACATCCGCGCCCGCGCTGGGCGCCGCCTTTGTCCGCGCAGCCAAGCAGGTCGGCATCGAAGCGCCCATCGTCGGCTCGGGCTCGCTCAACCAGAAGCCGTTCATCGATGCCGCGGGCGACGCGGGCGAAGGTGTCCAGGTCGTCTCGATGGGCAACTGGAACGATCCGTCCGACAAGCAGAAGCAGCTCGGCGAGGTTCTTGCCGCGGCAGGCAAGGAGCCGAAGGGCTATGGCGAGCTTCTGGCCTCCACGGGCTTCATGGCGCTTGCAGAAGCGGTCCGCCGCATCGACGGAGACGTGACGGGTGCCGCCATTCGGGACGCGCTCGAGACGATCTGCGACTTCGACGGCACCTATATCGACGGCAAGCTCTGCTATTCGGACGAGCAGCACGAAGGCATCTCCGAAGACTCGCTGATCACGGTCGAGATCCGCGACGGCGCGTTCGTCACCGTGAAATGA
- a CDS encoding AMP-binding protein: MQQSSAFRPPFDPSQWSLDRVLEWRVRLTPDAPFLVFGDEAPIGFAAHAARVAGLARTLRHAGLQKGDRIALLAGNSTDHIAVWFAANLLGAADAPINPSFSGRTLEQALALVDARMIVADGSLLPVLARCSLQSLNLQRVFWIGADPETVPDFGPIICERLVETVGGEDVAASLSPGDIASILSTSGTTGPSKGVMVTHAQAYLTALQTVEGLWVESSDVYYCAHPLFHMSPRFCAIYAALLTGATVHLDARFTASTWIDRIRQTGATVTIGHGPLLEMIHAEPERADDAHTRLTRVGTSPFPKHIAHDFERRFGVKGIETWGMTEINIPCWHPRDEPLRPGSCGKIREEWYEFQVVDPQTDAEVPFGTIGEFVVRPKLPWIVSPGYLSNAEATLRAWRNLWFHTGDSGYRDAEGWVWFADRLGDRIRRRAENISSYDIEAAANAHPSVQESAAIGVPSEFASDDDIKLCVLCRTGASQDPLDLLAHLARELPHHMVPRYIEYLDEMPRTPTQKIRKSALRAAGLTDATWDRKAAGVDLRALVEQQAEVRYGR, encoded by the coding sequence ATGCAGCAAAGTTCCGCGTTCCGGCCTCCATTCGATCCATCGCAGTGGTCGCTCGACAGGGTTCTCGAGTGGCGGGTCCGGCTCACGCCGGACGCGCCATTTCTGGTTTTCGGCGATGAAGCGCCGATTGGCTTCGCCGCACACGCGGCACGGGTGGCGGGGCTGGCGCGGACCCTGCGCCACGCAGGGTTGCAAAAGGGAGACCGGATCGCGCTTCTGGCCGGCAATTCGACCGATCACATAGCCGTCTGGTTTGCCGCAAACCTGCTCGGCGCGGCCGATGCGCCGATCAATCCATCCTTTTCCGGGCGGACGCTCGAACAGGCGCTCGCACTCGTCGATGCGCGGATGATCGTGGCGGACGGCTCGCTTCTGCCTGTACTTGCGCGGTGTTCGCTTCAGTCGCTGAACCTTCAGCGGGTGTTCTGGATCGGAGCTGACCCAGAGACGGTACCGGACTTCGGTCCGATCATCTGCGAACGCCTTGTCGAAACCGTAGGCGGCGAAGACGTTGCGGCGTCGCTGTCGCCCGGCGACATCGCCTCGATCCTCTCGACTTCCGGCACGACGGGGCCGTCGAAGGGCGTCATGGTCACCCATGCGCAAGCCTATCTGACGGCGTTGCAGACGGTCGAAGGGCTGTGGGTCGAAAGCAGCGACGTCTATTATTGCGCCCATCCTCTCTTTCACATGTCGCCGCGCTTCTGCGCGATCTATGCCGCACTCCTGACCGGCGCGACCGTCCATCTTGATGCGCGCTTCACCGCATCCACATGGATCGACCGGATCAGGCAGACGGGTGCGACCGTCACCATCGGCCACGGCCCCCTGCTGGAGATGATCCATGCCGAGCCGGAGCGTGCCGACGATGCCCATACCAGGCTGACGCGTGTCGGAACCTCGCCTTTCCCCAAACACATCGCGCATGATTTCGAGCGGCGTTTTGGCGTGAAGGGTATCGAGACGTGGGGCATGACGGAGATCAACATTCCCTGCTGGCATCCCCGGGACGAGCCGTTGCGTCCGGGCTCTTGCGGCAAGATCCGCGAGGAATGGTACGAGTTTCAGGTCGTGGATCCGCAGACGGATGCCGAAGTGCCGTTCGGGACCATTGGCGAATTCGTGGTCAGGCCGAAACTTCCCTGGATCGTCAGCCCCGGCTATCTCAGCAATGCGGAGGCAACGCTGCGCGCTTGGCGGAATCTCTGGTTCCACACCGGCGACAGCGGCTACAGGGACGCGGAGGGCTGGGTCTGGTTCGCGGACCGGCTGGGCGATCGCATCCGCAGGCGTGCTGAAAACATTTCCTCCTACGACATCGAGGCGGCGGCCAATGCCCATCCATCGGTGCAGGAGAGTGCCGCGATCGGCGTGCCGTCGGAGTTCGCATCGGACGACGACATCAAGCTTTGCGTGTTGTGCCGGACGGGCGCGAGCCAAGACCCGCTGGACTTGCTCGCCCATCTGGCCCGCGAACTTCCGCACCACATGGTGCCGCGCTACATCGAATATCTCGACGAGATGCCACGCACACCGACGCAGAAGATCAGGAAGTCCGCTTTGCGCGCGGCTGGGCTGACCGATGCGACGTGGGATCGCAAGGCGGCAGGCGTGGACCTGCGGGCGCTGGTCGAGCAGCAGGCGGAAGTCCGGTACGGGCGGTAA
- a CDS encoding TetR/AcrR family transcriptional regulator, which yields MRNRIRLVAEELLVKHGYRGVSFRQISEILNTTRANLHYHFGSKDGLIEEVLEDYANRTLDRYRDIWTDATMTLREKVDAIVRMSRERYQHYNPNSDKGEPWSLMIRLRSDSDALTPKMRAKLQDVTREFETLVRVGVRGAVQSGELVADAPQEQLVIQLVNIIHYAGSVTRDHGNFGRLADLWEATLSTIERAYGTK from the coding sequence ATGCGTAATCGCATCAGGCTTGTCGCCGAGGAACTTCTGGTCAAGCACGGCTATCGTGGCGTGAGCTTTCGCCAGATTTCCGAGATATTGAACACCACGCGCGCGAACCTTCATTACCATTTCGGCAGCAAGGACGGGCTGATCGAAGAGGTTCTGGAAGATTATGCGAACCGCACGCTCGACCGGTATCGCGACATCTGGACCGACGCGACGATGACGCTTCGCGAGAAGGTCGACGCGATCGTCCGCATGTCGCGCGAGCGCTACCAGCACTACAATCCGAATTCGGACAAGGGCGAGCCGTGGAGCCTAATGATCCGGCTGCGCTCAGACAGCGACGCGCTGACGCCCAAGATGCGCGCCAAGCTTCAGGACGTGACGCGGGAGTTCGAGACGCTGGTGCGGGTCGGCGTGCGCGGCGCTGTCCAGTCCGGCGAACTGGTTGCCGATGCGCCGCAGGAGCAGCTCGTCATCCAGCTCGTCAACATCATCCACTATGCCGGCTCCGTGACGCGCGACCACGGCAATTTCGGCAGGCTGGCCGATCTTTGGGAGGCGACATTGTCGACCATCGAACGCGCCTACGGAACCAAATAG